GAAGACGGCGGTGCAGAAGAAGAGGCCATGGAAGAGGAGGCCGTTGCAGCGCCGGAACCGGAACCCGCTCCGGTTGAAGAAACACCGTCGGAAGTGAGCGAACCCGAGGAGAAGCTTGACCCGAGCACGATTGAAGCCTCGGACGACCTGACTCTTGAGATCACTCCGGAAATGGTCGAACGTTTCGTCCAAGAAGCGGATGAACTGCTCGAAGCTGCGGAGCAAGGCCTGCTCGATTGGGAAAAAGAACCGGACAGCCAGGACCATGTGGCCATGATTTTCCGCAGCATCCACAGCTTCAAAGGCAACAGCGGCTTTTTCGGCTACAGCACGCTGGAGAAACTCAGCCATCAAATCGAAAACGTTCTTGATGTGGTGAAAAGCGGCGGCTCATTTGCCACGGAAAATCCTTTTGAAGTCCTCTTGAACTCCGTCGACGCTCTTAAGGATGGACTCAACTCATTGACGGAAAATGGCCGCGACGAAATTGAAGAAATCGACAGCCATATTGACGCCCTGAAGTCCCTGCCGTCACCACGCATCGGCGAAGTCCTGGTCGAAAAAGGTGTTGTCGATGAAGAAACGGTCAATGCGGCGCTGAGCCAACAGAAAAAACCCTTGGGAGACGTCATTGTTGATATGGGCAAAGCCACCAAAGAACAGGTGGACGAAGCCCTCACGACACAGACACAGGTTAAAAAGCCGGCAGCGCCGGCGCCCAAAGCCAAATCTAAAGGCGGTGCGGTCAAACGACAGGATATCCGCGTTGACCTGGAGAAACTCGACAACCTGATCAACCTGATTGGCGAGCTGGTTATCGCTGAAAACATGCTGATTCACAACCCCGACCTGGAAGGGCTGGAGCTGGAAAGCTTCAACAAAGCAGCCCAACAGATGGGCAAACTGGTGCGTGAACTTCAGGAGATGGCGATGATCATCCGAATGATCCCGGTATCGGGTCTGTTCCGTCGCATGATCCGCCTGGTCCATGACCTGTCGGTCAAGTCGGGTAAAAAAGTTGATCTGCGACTATCCGGAGAATCTACCGAAGTGGACAAGACGGTTATTGAAACCATCACCGACCCGCTGGTCCACATCCTGCGTAACTCCATGGACCACGGCCTTGAGCCGCCTGATGAGCGCATTGCGGCTGAGAAAGATGAAACCGGTGTCATCCGACTTAACGCCTGTCATGAAGAAGGCGAAGTATGGATTACTCTGGAAGATGACGGCCGCGGTCTCAACAAGGAAAAGATCCTGGCCAAAGCCATCACCAATGGTT
This region of uncultured Desulfuromonas sp. genomic DNA includes:
- a CDS encoding chemotaxis protein CheA, encoding MTDELSSDQIEIIQEFVQESQDMIEQLEPTIIELGQNTDNETINAVFRLFHSMKGSAGFLEFNHITSVAHAAESLLDMVRSGQMALQPEHVTLLCECCDFTKAALETVDEHFTDEAMAEQGEAMAARFHEAMEEDGGAEEEAMEEEAVAAPEPEPAPVEETPSEVSEPEEKLDPSTIEASDDLTLEITPEMVERFVQEADELLEAAEQGLLDWEKEPDSQDHVAMIFRSIHSFKGNSGFFGYSTLEKLSHQIENVLDVVKSGGSFATENPFEVLLNSVDALKDGLNSLTENGRDEIEEIDSHIDALKSLPSPRIGEVLVEKGVVDEETVNAALSQQKKPLGDVIVDMGKATKEQVDEALTTQTQVKKPAAPAPKAKSKGGAVKRQDIRVDLEKLDNLINLIGELVIAENMLIHNPDLEGLELESFNKAAQQMGKLVRELQEMAMIIRMIPVSGLFRRMIRLVHDLSVKSGKKVDLRLSGESTEVDKTVIETITDPLVHILRNSMDHGLEPPDERIAAEKDETGVIRLNACHEEGEVWITLEDDGRGLNKEKILAKAITNGLVDGDGSDLTDKEIYNLIFQPGFSTADKITDISGRGVGMDVVKQNLEKIKGKVDVDSIPGQGTKIKLRIPLTLAIIDGMLVRVGTARCIVPILSIKEAFRPQPDAITVTPDDEELVRVRENFFPVVRLHELLDTAPEHSDLVDAILIVLEYQGRSICLMVDEIMGQQQTVIKGLSEYIGNVRGCSGCTILGNGDVSLILDVGNLVEMK